One Brassica napus cultivar Da-Ae chromosome C4, Da-Ae, whole genome shotgun sequence genomic region harbors:
- the LOC106393931 gene encoding FT-interacting protein 3-like produces the protein MSMYKPLIKIYSYLLSFFSSFCSEMAAKKDDFSVKKISPKLGGERGIRNPNGPTSSHDLVEQMEFLYVEVIKAINNSIVADTYNPIVEITLGNYKSSTKTLKLGPNMEWNQVFAFDKTKGDVLSVTLKDGRRENGTVIGKQNFKVAADIPFRVPPDARIAPQWYSMANMELMMSVWFGTQADEVYPRAWFSDASDVSASCVSNTRPKLYLAPRLCYVRVTIVSGHDLICNDVKRTPSVYVRATLGDVELYTELSLGSNPSWNQDLIFVASEPLDETVYITLFDKVNGQCIGLLEKKLSEMTAVKVPGSAPALFYDIEPPVKVEPAGDSRRFSSRIKMKLATDQAYHVFDECIQYSSDYRAFAKGLWPDLLGKLEIGILGATGLQPMKEWRDGRRSTDAYVVAKYGNKWARTRTVVGSFSPKWNEQYSWDVYDKCTTVTFGIFDNNQLAVVSSNNNLDGLIGKVRIPLTSLEWDRVYTCSCPILVLREDGLKKTGELQLAIRCLCVANPYVRATSPFRWMLPKAHYKSPMSMVQTEDLRWQAIRLNCLNLARAEPPLRKEVVLDMLRPTNKSFSMRITNANLERLRRAARMFNWCVWMKETVRSTTDFRPKIIACVASLVVVFGWWYWILCLAVWHVVPVYLAVISLLEIFRLSRREFNRLVLGVDARPPAPLVPVDLKLWGLDSPDLDELAEEFDTFPSSVVDVNVLRMRYDRLRREMGENVMLLLGDVASQCERLCALLSLLDSPLAWICFSLGCYAMVVLVYVFWDHVIFFQKFVFICFVVRWVNFQCFRNDLPSGISNFFRRLPTNEGPMF, from the coding sequence ATGAGTATGTATAAACCCTTAATCAAGATTTACAGTTATCTCTTATCCTTTTTCTCTAGTTTCTGTTCAGAAATGGCTGCCAAAAAAGATGACTTCTCTGTCAAGAAAATCTCTCCAAAGCTCGGTGGAGAAAGAGGAATTCGAAACCCTAACGGCCCAACTTCTTCACATGACCTCGTCGAACAAATGGAGTTCCTTTACGTAGAAGTAATCAAAGCCATCAACAACTCTATCGTAGCAGACACATATAACCCCATCGTGGAAATCACTCTCGGAAACTACAAATCATCCACCAAAACTCTAAAACTTGGACCAAACATGGAGTGGAATCAAGTATTCGCTTTCGACAAAACAAAAGGCGATGTCTTGTCGGTTACGCTAAAGGACGGTCGACGGGAGAACGGTACCGTGATAGGCAAGCAAAACTTTAAGGTAGCCGCTGATATTCCGTTTAGGGTTCCTCCCGATGCAAGAATTGCGCCGCAGTGGTACTCTATGGCTAACATGGAACTGATGATGTCGGTTTGGTTCGGCACACAAGCCGACGAGGTTTATCCACGAGCATGGTTCTCGGACGCTTCTGATGTTAGCGCTAGTTGCGTGAGCAACACGCGACCTAAACTATACCTAGCTCCAAGGCTATGTTACGTTAGGGTTACGATTGTTTCAGGTCACGATTTGATTTGTAACGATGTAAAGAGAACACCTTCGGTTTACGTGAGAGCAACTCTCGGTGATGTCGAACTATACACCGAGCTTTCTTTAGGTTCGAACCCGTCGTGGAATCAAGATCTCATCTTTGTTGCATCTGAGCCGTTAGATGAAACTGTCTACATAACCCTATTCGATAAAGTCAACGGCCAGTGCATAGGGTTATTAGAGAAGAAGCTCTCTGAGATGACTGCGGTTAAAGTCCCTGGATCCGCACCAGCCTTGTTCTACGACATTGAACCGCCGGTTAAGGTGGAACCGGCTGGCGATTCGAGGCGGTTCTCTAGCAGAATCAAGATGAAACTGGCCACTGATCAAGCGTATCACGTATTCGACGAATGCATCCAATACTCTAGCGATTATCGAGCTTTCGCTAAAGGGCTATGGCCCGATTTGCTCGGGAAGCTAGAGATTGGTATCTTGGGTGCTACTGGTTTACAACCAATGAAAGAGTGGAGAGATGGAAGGAGGAGTACTGACGCTTACGTCGTGGCTAAGTACGGGAACAAATGGGCTAGGACTCGAACCGTGGTCGGTAGCTTTTCGCCGAAGTGGAACGAACAGTACTCGTGGGATGTTTACGATAAATGCACCACCGTTACATTCGGAATCTTCGATAATAACCAACTCGCGGTGGTGTCTAGTAACAACAACTTGGATGGTCTTATTGGAAAAGTAAGGATTCCACTGACGTCACTTGAGTGGGACAGGGTCTACACTTGTTCATGTCCGATTCTGGTTCTAAGGGAAGATGGGTTAAAGAAAACGGGAGAGCTTCAGCTCGCGATTCGTTGCCTTTGTGTAGCGAACCCGTACGTGCGAGCTACGTCTCCTTTCAGATGGATGCTACCGAAAGCCCACTACAAATCTCCGATGTCGATGGTTCAGACAGAGGATCTGCGATGGCAAGCTATTCGTTTGAACTGTCTGAATCTGGCGAGGGCGGAGCCGCCGTTACGAAAGGAGGTCGTTTTGGATATGCTGAGGCCGACGAATAAGAGTTTCAGTATGAGAATCACCAACGCTAACTTGGAGAGGCTTCGTAGAGCCGCTCGGATGTTTAATTGGTGCGTTTGGATGAAGGAAACGGTCAGATCAACGACGGATTTTCGTCCGAAAATCATCGCGTGTGTCGCAAGTTTAGTGGTTGTGTTTGGTTGGTGGTACTGGATCTTGTGCCTTGCGGTTTGGCATGTGGTTCCGGTTTACCTTGCGGTTATATCTCTTCTGGAAATCTTCAGACTCTCGAGGCGAGAGTTCAACAGGTTGGTGCTTGGGGTCGACGCTCGTCCCCCAGCTCCTTTGGTTCCCGTCGATTTGAAGCTCTGGGGCCTCGACTCGCCCGACCTAGACGAGTTAGCCGAAGAGTTCGACACGTTTCCGTCGTCGGTGGTCGATGTGAACGTTCTTAGGATGAGGTACGATAGGTTGAGGAGGGAGATGGGGGAGAATGTGATGTTACTACTCGGTGACGTTGCTTCGCAATGCGAACGGCTTTGCGCGCTCTTGTCGTTGCTTGACAGTCCACTAGCTTGGATTTGCTTCTCGCTTGGATGTTATGCGATGGTGGTCTTGGTCTACGTGTTTTGGGATCACGTGATTTTTTTTCAGAAGTTTGTGTTTATCTGCTTTGTCGTCCGTTGGGTTAACTTCCAGTGTTTTCGCAACGATTTGCCCAGTGGTATCAGCAACTTCTTCAGAAGATTGCCCACCAATGAAGGTCCCATGTTCTGA